AACTAATAGCTTCTATCATTGAAAATGGAAGTCCTTCGGATGAGCTAACACTACAAAACAAATGAATAGGATTTGTCTTGTAAAACTGCATCAATTCCCCTTTGTTTAAGTATCCTACAAAAACAACCTGCACATGACTTGGCAACTGCTTACACTGTATTTTCAAACTATCCAAATCATCTCCATTTCCAATTACATACCATTTTACAGGAGTTTGAACATGCATTAACACTTTAGCCAAAGCTTGTAACCGCTTTACATTTCTTACAATAGAGCAAGTAGCAATTGTAAAAACAGTTGAATTAGAATATGGATTAATACCACAATCAAAGCTTCCTAAATACGAAACATTTATTTTATGTGAATGGTTAAAATATACTCTTTTTAAATGAGCAGCTCCTTTCTTAGATACAGAAAAAACAGAATCACATTTTTTTAGCTGAAACTCTCTGAATGGAATAAACTTATAAGCTGTTTGTTCTTCAAAAACATCAAAACCATGAACTCTAAAAACAAACTTTACAGAAGGTTGTAATTCCTTAATAAATGATGCTATGGTGGCAAGTTCATTTCCCCAATAACTATAAACTACAAAAGAATCATCAATTTTTTTGGCCAATGAACTTGCAACGCCCAAACAGTGCTTTAATTGCGAGAAATTATACCTAAATCTCTCTAAAAAATAATTCTTACTTTTTGAGTTTATGGCATCTTTAAGTATTTCAAAAAGAATTTTAATTTTTGCACCAAAAGAAATACTTTTTTCAATAGTAAGATTAGAGATTAATGTTACATTCT
The DNA window shown above is from Bacteroidota bacterium and carries:
- a CDS encoding glycosyltransferase; amino-acid sequence: MTSKFPFPGGEPYLEDELLVLSKKFKKIFIYCFIKSEEEIRSGLPKNVTLISNLTIEKSISFGAKIKILFEILKDAINSKSKNYFLERFRYNFSQLKHCLGVASSLAKKIDDSFVVYSYWGNELATIASFIKELQPSVKFVFRVHGFDVFEEQTAYKFIPFREFQLKKCDSVFSVSKKGAAHLKRVYFNHSHKINVSYLGSFDCGINPYSNSTVFTIATCSIVRNVKRLQALAKVLMHVQTPVKWYVIGNGDDLDSLKIQCKQLPSHVQVVFVGYLNKGELMQFYKTNPIHLFCSVSSSEGLPFSMIEAISFGIPLLSTNVGGCSEICTNKTGILIDKDFSPGTVSSYLDEFFVSDMNTQEFRQGVKDFWNQNFNAENTYTNFAKELEKSI